A part of Acropora palmata chromosome 8, jaAcrPala1.3, whole genome shotgun sequence genomic DNA contains:
- the LOC141889853 gene encoding uncharacterized protein LOC141889853: MNNLTYLGSSSASNSNGDGPSRKLTAENKLLLVLTRLRVGMLEQDLPVRFELSQSHVSRIITTWVNAMFHHFKEVEIWPMREQALANLPEKAREFCPTLRCIIDATEIYIEQPKNPEAQQLTFLTYKNHNTLKSLIGISGDGAINFVSTLQGGSISDRELGVVLMAGRGFEIQDDLAPLDVKLHIPPFLKGKGQFQEDKLVET, encoded by the coding sequence ATGAACAATCTGACTTACCTGGGATCATCAAGTGCTTCCAATTCCAACGGTGACGGGCCGTCAAGGAAACTGACCGCTGAAAATAAGCTACTTCTGGTGTTGACCAGGCTGCGTGTTGGAATGCTTGAACAAGATTTACCTGTTCGCTTTGAGCTCTCGCAATCGCATGTATCAAGAATTATCACCACCTGGGTTAATGCCATGTTTCACCACTTTAAAGAAGTAGAAATCTGGCCAATGCGTGAGCAGGCATTGGCAAACTTACCTGAAAAGGCGAGGGAGTTTTGTCCAACATTAAGGTGTATCATTGATGCCACAGAAATTTATATTGAACAGCCCAAAAACCCCGAAGCGCAGCAGCTTACATTCTTGACGTACAAGAATCATAACACCCTGAAGTCCCTCATTGGAATCAGTGGTGATGGTGCAATAAACTTTGTCTCCACTTTACAAGGTGGGTCAATTTCAGACAGGGAACTGGGTGTTGTGCTGATGGCAGGTCGTGGGTTTGAAATACAAGATGACCTTGCACCTTTGGATGTGAAGTTGCACATTCCCCCTTTCTTAAAAGGGAAAGGTCAATTTCAAGAAGATAAACTTGTGGAAACTTGA